A region from the Dendropsophus ebraccatus isolate aDenEbr1 chromosome 1, aDenEbr1.pat, whole genome shotgun sequence genome encodes:
- the ZMAT2 gene encoding zinc finger matrin-type protein 2: protein MASGSGSKNQDFRRKWDKDEYEKLAQKRITEEREKKDGKPLQPPIKRELLRHRDYKVDLESKLGKTIVITKTTPQSEMGGYYCNVCDCVVKDSINFLDHINGKKHQRNLGMSMRVERSTLDQVKKRFEVNKKKMEEKQKDYDFEERMKELREEEEKARAYKKEKQREKKRKAEEDLGFEEDDEMAAVMGFSGFGSSKKGH, encoded by the exons TCGAAGAATCAAGATTTCCGCCGAAAGTGGGATAAAGATGAATATGAGAAACTTGCACAGAAACGAATCAcagaagaaagagagaagaaagaTG GCAAACCACTACAGCCCCCCATCAAAAGGGAACTGCTCAGGCACAGAGACTACAAGGTGGACCTGGAGTCTAAGTTGGGAAAAACCATTGTCATCACAAAGACCACTCCCCAGTCTGAGATGGGAGG atATTACTGCAATGTCTGTGACTGTGTAGTGAAAGATTCCATCAACTTCTTGGACCACATCAATGGCAAAAAAC ATCAGCGGAACTTGGGGATGTCCATGCGGGTAGAGCGCTCAACGCTGGATCAAgtaaaaaaacgatttgaagtAAATAAgaagaaaatggaagaaaaacaAAAGGATTATGACTTTGAGGAGAGGATGAAAGAATTGCGGGAAGAG GAGGAAAAAGCTCGAgcctataaaaaagaaaaacaaagagaaaaaaagaggaaGGCGGAGGAAGATTTGGGTTTTGAGGAGGATGATGAAATGGCTGCGGTCATGGGTTTCTCAGGGTTTGGTTCTTCCAAAAAAGGTCACTGA